A genomic region of Microlunatus sagamiharensis contains the following coding sequences:
- a CDS encoding Gfo/Idh/MocA family protein: MVASVPQVVVVGGGIRGSMFAATVQQHPDAALVALCDPSPSVRERNAETLGVPVYADLHAMLAAHPEATAAIIATPDFAHRDAAVDCASRGLDLLVEKPLATTSDDAEAIRAAADAAGSRVVVGFENRWNQKFIEVRDQLSQGTAGRTVTQVVNLNDTRWVPTSMLSWAAHSSPAWFLMPHSLDLTMWLTGTTPVEVFARGTRRILPGLGVDTWDAVSASFLMSDGSTVVLNSSWVLPESAPSVFDFRYELQAEHTAYHLDISYDGVTRYDPDGVSWLQFGVHERHGRLEGIPIDMARDFIAALNGEPRDLPDAAHGCLVTAAIEGVHTSLAAGLPHTL, translated from the coding sequence ATGGTCGCCTCCGTTCCCCAGGTCGTCGTGGTCGGCGGTGGCATCCGGGGCTCGATGTTCGCAGCGACGGTGCAGCAGCACCCGGACGCAGCCCTTGTCGCCCTCTGCGACCCCTCCCCCTCGGTGCGGGAGCGGAACGCGGAGACCCTTGGCGTACCCGTCTACGCCGACCTGCACGCCATGCTCGCCGCGCACCCCGAGGCCACGGCCGCCATCATCGCCACCCCGGACTTCGCGCACCGGGACGCGGCCGTGGACTGCGCGTCGCGCGGGCTCGACCTTCTCGTGGAGAAGCCGCTCGCGACCACCAGCGACGACGCCGAAGCCATCAGGGCCGCCGCAGACGCGGCGGGCTCGCGAGTGGTCGTCGGGTTCGAGAACCGGTGGAACCAGAAGTTCATCGAGGTCCGCGACCAGCTGTCGCAGGGGACCGCCGGTCGCACGGTGACCCAGGTCGTCAACCTCAACGACACCCGCTGGGTGCCGACCAGCATGTTGAGCTGGGCCGCGCACAGCTCCCCCGCCTGGTTCCTGATGCCGCACAGCCTGGACCTCACCATGTGGCTGACGGGGACCACACCCGTCGAGGTCTTCGCCCGCGGGACACGACGGATCCTGCCCGGGCTCGGGGTCGACACCTGGGACGCCGTCAGTGCGTCGTTCCTGATGTCCGACGGGTCCACGGTCGTCCTCAACTCGTCGTGGGTCCTGCCCGAGTCGGCGCCCTCGGTCTTCGACTTCCGCTACGAGCTGCAGGCCGAGCACACGGCCTACCACCTGGACATCTCCTACGACGGCGTCACCCGGTACGACCCGGACGGCGTCAGCTGGCTGCAGTTCGGCGTCCACGAGCGGCACGGCCGCCTGGAGGGGATCCCCATCGACATGGCTCGCGACTTCATCGCCGCCCTCAACGGCGAACCGCGCGACCTGCCCGACGCCGCCCACGGCTGCCTCGTCACCGCCGCCATCGAGGGCGTCCACACCAGCCTCGCCGCAGGACTTCCGCACACCCTCTGA
- a CDS encoding extracellular solute-binding protein has product MPGTALTRRRLLSLSGLALGGVALSGCVSANDPASSGASGGTSEAPLKPGSAPSGEITIVDDNTNKLFQSSTIAAFEAATGIKVKSYSQGNFNDLHDRYATLFAAQDSSVDVVMTWAGWSAEFGQAGWLQELDTSAVPTDLIKPALDAVSWQGKVYGLPKFSSVQTMFWSKPLFEQAGVDPSAAPATWDEFVSTAKSLTSGDRYGYACDIGNAAGAYQNFLRVLLLNGGDMYDADYKPIFNSEQGVQALSNFVDLLQVHKVMDPSSLQITNASDLGDLFAKGGTGMVFNWPFQYAVATGSGSKLDASTVGNGLIPGMSVRSASIDGSEGFAINKFSKNKEAALAWLQFVATEGVQKQIVSQEGWFPVSEPVLTDPASVKALPVLTTYQESTQYATKRWGTPWSSELDQLMSVQIINAMNKKTTPKEALDTLATQTQALVDKYLKR; this is encoded by the coding sequence ATGCCCGGAACCGCCCTCACCCGCCGTCGCCTGCTCTCGCTGAGCGGGCTCGCCCTCGGCGGCGTCGCCCTCAGCGGCTGCGTCAGCGCCAACGACCCTGCGAGCAGCGGCGCGTCGGGCGGCACGTCGGAGGCACCGCTCAAGCCGGGGAGCGCTCCCTCCGGGGAGATCACGATCGTCGACGACAACACGAACAAGCTGTTCCAGTCGTCGACCATCGCGGCCTTCGAGGCCGCGACCGGCATCAAGGTGAAGTCGTACTCCCAGGGCAACTTCAACGACCTGCACGACCGCTACGCCACCCTGTTCGCCGCCCAGGACAGCAGCGTCGACGTGGTGATGACCTGGGCGGGCTGGTCGGCAGAGTTCGGCCAGGCGGGCTGGCTGCAGGAGCTGGACACCTCTGCCGTCCCGACCGACCTGATCAAGCCCGCCCTCGACGCGGTCTCCTGGCAGGGCAAGGTCTACGGGCTGCCGAAGTTCTCGAGCGTGCAGACGATGTTCTGGTCCAAGCCGCTCTTCGAGCAGGCCGGCGTCGATCCCTCCGCGGCGCCGGCGACCTGGGACGAGTTCGTCAGCACCGCCAAGTCCCTCACCTCCGGCGACCGCTACGGCTACGCGTGCGACATCGGCAACGCGGCCGGCGCGTACCAGAACTTCCTCCGGGTGCTGCTGCTGAACGGCGGCGACATGTACGACGCCGACTACAAGCCGATCTTCAACAGCGAGCAGGGTGTGCAGGCCCTCTCCAACTTCGTCGACCTGCTGCAGGTGCACAAGGTCATGGACCCGTCGTCGCTCCAGATCACCAACGCCTCCGACCTCGGTGACCTCTTCGCGAAGGGCGGCACGGGGATGGTCTTCAACTGGCCGTTCCAGTACGCCGTCGCCACCGGTTCGGGGTCGAAGCTGGACGCGAGCACGGTCGGGAACGGCCTCATCCCCGGGATGAGCGTCCGCTCGGCGTCCATCGACGGCTCCGAGGGATTCGCCATCAACAAGTTCAGCAAGAACAAGGAGGCCGCGCTCGCGTGGCTGCAGTTCGTCGCGACCGAGGGCGTGCAGAAGCAGATCGTGAGCCAGGAGGGTTGGTTCCCGGTCTCGGAGCCCGTGCTGACCGACCCCGCGAGCGTGAAGGCGCTGCCGGTCCTCACGACCTACCAGGAGTCGACCCAGTACGCGACGAAGCGCTGGGGCACCCCGTGGTCGAGCGAGCTCGACCAGCTGATGTCGGTCCAGATCATCAACGCGATGAACAAGAAGACGACGCCCAAGGAGGCGCTGGACACGCTGGCCACCCAGACGCAGGCGCTCGTCGACAAGTACCTGAAGCGCTGA
- a CDS encoding carbohydrate ABC transporter permease codes for MSTVSRADLRRRRDLRFGVGLSLPAVAVVVLLLGYPMGYALYMSGFSWNDKLGSYHPFVGLGNYRDLLVDPAVHRAMGRTLYFSVFTVLGGVALAVLIAVLLNVEFRGRTLVRVLLLVPWAVPPVVNGIMWKLIFDGSSGIMNTILLGTGLVDERVQWLADPGLTMNVLVFAELWKLLPFLCLLMLAGLQGIPTNIYKAARIDGANGWQRFRRITLPNLRGPIMFALIVQSMWSLKVFDTIYVLTGGSGGPAEGTTTINFLAYLTTFSNLDRGYGASLAVAAMVLIVLVTLMWVLLLGRRREDREEAR; via the coding sequence ATGAGCACCGTGAGCAGGGCCGACCTGCGGCGGCGTCGGGACCTGCGTTTCGGCGTGGGCCTGTCGCTGCCGGCCGTCGCCGTCGTGGTGCTGCTCCTCGGCTACCCGATGGGCTACGCGCTCTACATGTCCGGCTTCTCCTGGAACGACAAGCTCGGGTCCTACCACCCGTTCGTCGGCCTGGGGAACTACCGCGACCTCCTCGTGGACCCGGCGGTGCACCGGGCCATGGGCCGCACGCTCTACTTCTCCGTGTTCACGGTGCTCGGCGGCGTCGCGCTCGCGGTCCTGATCGCGGTGCTGCTCAACGTCGAGTTCCGCGGCCGCACCCTGGTGCGCGTGCTGCTCCTGGTGCCCTGGGCCGTCCCGCCGGTGGTGAACGGGATCATGTGGAAGCTGATCTTCGACGGGTCGAGCGGGATCATGAACACGATCCTGCTGGGGACCGGCCTGGTCGACGAGCGCGTGCAGTGGCTCGCCGACCCGGGCCTGACCATGAACGTGCTCGTCTTCGCCGAGCTGTGGAAGCTGCTGCCGTTCCTCTGCCTGCTGATGCTCGCCGGTCTGCAGGGGATCCCGACGAACATCTACAAGGCGGCGCGCATCGACGGGGCCAACGGCTGGCAGCGCTTCCGGCGGATCACTCTGCCGAACCTCCGGGGGCCGATCATGTTCGCTCTGATCGTCCAGTCGATGTGGTCGCTGAAGGTCTTCGACACCATCTACGTCCTCACCGGGGGTTCCGGCGGGCCCGCGGAGGGCACGACGACGATCAACTTCCTCGCCTACCTCACGACCTTCAGCAACCTCGACCGGGGCTACGGGGCGAGCCTGGCCGTGGCGGCCATGGTCCTCATCGTCCTCGTCACCCTGATGTGGGTCCTGCTGCTCGGGCGTCGACGCGAGGACCGGGAGGAGGCTCGATGA
- a CDS encoding carbohydrate ABC transporter permease, translating into MSATTAPRVDTSAGSPRPPGPRPRRLGTVGHRVLVALLLVYLLAPFVWMLVYSLYPSSALQQARPDLDPSLLTGASYARLLSDTSFLVPMANSAVVGISTTIICMVLGSACAYAFARYRFRGRSTLLLGMLTVQAIPVIVLAVPLFILLRAFGLYDRLPGLIVTYTAFILPLVVWMLVGFFDEIPPSLERAARIDGCNRLQIMVKIAFPLAAPGLAATAILAFITSWSDFFLAKVLTSTSASTLPVKTAAFQGLFAMDYTSAATAGVITAVPVLVLALVAQKWIIRGLVEGAVKG; encoded by the coding sequence ATGAGCGCCACGACCGCCCCGCGCGTCGACACGTCGGCGGGCAGCCCCAGGCCGCCAGGACCGCGGCCCCGACGGCTCGGCACGGTGGGTCACCGGGTGCTCGTCGCACTCCTGCTCGTGTACCTGCTGGCGCCCTTCGTCTGGATGCTGGTCTACAGCCTCTACCCGTCCTCGGCCCTCCAGCAGGCCCGGCCCGACCTCGACCCGTCGCTGCTGACGGGCGCCTCGTACGCCCGCCTGCTCTCCGACACCTCGTTCCTGGTGCCGATGGCCAACTCGGCCGTGGTCGGGATCTCGACCACGATCATCTGCATGGTGCTGGGCTCGGCGTGCGCGTACGCCTTCGCCCGCTACCGGTTCCGCGGTCGGAGCACGCTGCTCCTCGGGATGCTGACGGTCCAGGCGATCCCCGTGATCGTCCTGGCGGTGCCCCTGTTCATCCTGCTGCGCGCGTTCGGGCTGTACGACCGGCTCCCCGGGCTGATCGTCACGTACACGGCCTTCATCCTCCCGCTGGTCGTCTGGATGCTCGTCGGCTTCTTCGACGAGATCCCGCCGAGCCTGGAGCGGGCCGCGCGGATCGACGGGTGCAACCGGCTGCAGATCATGGTCAAGATCGCGTTCCCGCTCGCCGCCCCCGGTCTGGCCGCGACCGCGATCCTCGCCTTCATCACCAGCTGGAGCGACTTCTTCCTGGCCAAGGTCCTGACGTCGACCTCGGCGTCGACGTTGCCGGTCAAGACCGCGGCGTTCCAGGGGTTGTTCGCGATGGACTACACGTCGGCGGCGACGGCAGGCGTCATCACGGCGGTGCCGGTGCTCGTGCTCGCCCTCGTGGCTCAGAAGTGGATCATCCGCGGTCTCGTCGAGGGCGCGGTGAAGGGGTAG
- a CDS encoding ABC transporter ATP-binding protein, with translation MAEIELVNVQKTYPGRKEGPPAVDDLSYTIGDGQFVSLLGPSGCGKSTTLNMIAGLEDVTSGEILIDGQRVDDLDADKRDLAFVFQDYALYPHMNVYENIAFGLRMRKVPKPEIDQRVHDAARRLDIEHVLRDKPRRLSGGQRQRVALARAIARRPAVFLFDEPLSNLDALLRDQTRSELKLLHAELGATSVYVTHDQEEAMTLSDRIVVMSRGKLEQYGTPYEIYHRPATDFVASFVGKPRMNLLPARRGGAGRYDVAGSGLGVELPLSQPEVRVGLRPEECALRDAAPGEAHGTVKVIEPLGNASDVIVDLGQALFTVRVPGFSSVRVGDTVQVDTSSARLHAFDVATGRRLVD, from the coding sequence ATGGCAGAGATCGAGCTGGTGAACGTGCAGAAGACCTACCCGGGCCGGAAGGAGGGCCCACCGGCGGTCGACGACCTCAGCTACACGATCGGGGACGGGCAGTTCGTCTCCCTGCTCGGGCCGTCGGGCTGCGGGAAGTCCACCACCCTGAACATGATCGCCGGGCTGGAGGACGTGACCTCCGGGGAGATCCTGATCGACGGCCAGCGCGTCGACGACCTCGACGCGGACAAGCGCGACCTCGCCTTCGTCTTCCAGGACTACGCGCTCTACCCGCACATGAACGTCTACGAGAACATCGCCTTCGGCCTGCGCATGCGCAAGGTGCCCAAGCCCGAGATCGACCAGCGCGTCCACGACGCCGCACGCCGTCTGGACATCGAGCACGTGCTGCGGGACAAGCCCCGCCGGCTCTCCGGCGGCCAGCGGCAACGGGTCGCGCTCGCCCGCGCCATCGCGCGCCGCCCGGCGGTCTTCCTCTTCGACGAGCCTCTCTCGAACCTCGACGCCCTGCTCCGGGACCAGACCCGCAGCGAGCTCAAGCTGCTGCACGCCGAGCTCGGGGCGACGAGCGTCTACGTGACCCACGACCAGGAGGAGGCGATGACGCTCTCGGACCGCATCGTCGTGATGAGCCGGGGCAAGCTCGAGCAGTACGGGACGCCGTACGAGATCTACCACCGGCCGGCCACGGACTTCGTCGCCTCCTTCGTCGGCAAGCCGCGCATGAACCTCCTCCCCGCACGGCGTGGCGGCGCCGGGCGGTACGACGTCGCCGGGTCGGGCCTGGGGGTCGAGCTCCCGCTCTCCCAGCCCGAGGTGCGGGTCGGGCTCCGACCGGAGGAGTGCGCGCTGCGGGACGCGGCGCCGGGCGAGGCCCACGGCACCGTCAAGGTCATCGAACCGCTGGGCAACGCCTCCGACGTCATCGTCGACCTCGGGCAGGCCCTGTTCACCGTCCGCGTCCCCGGCTTCAGCAGCGTGCGCGTCGGCGACACGGTGCAGGTCGACACCTCGTCCGCCCGCCTGCACGCCTTCGACGTCGCGACGGGACGTCGGCTGGTGGACTAG
- the ypfJ gene encoding KPN_02809 family neutral zinc metallopeptidase: MKYNEGANLDPSQVGSRGGSGGKVAIGGGAGVVVLIIALLLGVNPGDVLGSSAEPGTQSSQAPASPFAQCTRGSDIGKDRNCRFVAYTNSIQDYWGQELQDYQVIKVNTFTGQISTACGTATSEVGPFYCSGDTAVYLDLGFFDELTTRLGAQGGDAAEAYVLAHEFGHHVQDLEGTLARVQGGSGGTGPTSPGVRLELQADCYAGVWFNHATNDPQSPISEVTQADLDDALDAAAAVGDDRIQKKMQGQVNPESWTHGSAANRQKWLTTGFTSGDPASCDTFARGAV, encoded by the coding sequence GTGAAGTACAACGAGGGCGCGAACCTCGACCCGTCCCAGGTCGGCAGCCGCGGCGGCAGCGGCGGCAAGGTCGCGATCGGCGGCGGTGCCGGCGTGGTCGTCCTGATCATCGCCCTGCTGCTCGGGGTCAACCCCGGCGACGTGCTCGGGTCGTCCGCCGAGCCCGGCACCCAGTCGAGCCAGGCGCCGGCGTCGCCCTTCGCGCAGTGCACGCGCGGCAGCGACATCGGCAAGGACCGGAACTGCCGCTTCGTGGCGTACACGAACTCGATCCAGGACTACTGGGGCCAGGAGCTGCAGGACTACCAGGTGATCAAGGTCAACACCTTCACCGGGCAGATCTCCACGGCCTGCGGGACGGCGACCTCCGAGGTCGGGCCCTTCTACTGCTCGGGCGACACCGCGGTCTACCTCGACCTCGGCTTCTTCGACGAGCTGACGACCAGGCTCGGCGCGCAGGGCGGCGACGCGGCGGAGGCGTACGTGCTCGCCCACGAGTTCGGCCACCACGTCCAGGACCTCGAGGGCACGCTGGCGCGGGTCCAGGGGGGCTCGGGCGGGACCGGGCCGACGTCGCCGGGCGTACGCCTCGAGCTGCAGGCCGACTGCTACGCCGGGGTGTGGTTCAACCACGCGACGAACGACCCGCAGTCGCCGATCAGCGAGGTCACGCAGGCCGACCTGGACGACGCGCTCGACGCGGCCGCCGCCGTCGGCGACGACCGGATCCAGAAGAAGATGCAGGGCCAGGTGAACCCGGAGTCCTGGACCCACGGCTCGGCGGCGAACCGTCAGAAGTGGCTGACCACCGGCTTCACCTCCGGCGACCCGGCCTCCTGCGACACGTTCGCCCGGGGCGCGGTCTGA
- a CDS encoding carbon-nitrogen hydrolase family protein, with product MTLTIAGLQHPGHPGDVEANLAVVAEAARAARARGADLLVTPEMFVTGYNIGDRVAELAARPLVDEVARIAANEGIAVVAGLPERLPDGSVANTAVLVDASGTELTRYRKTHLFSDLDRALFVEGTERSRVVELHGVRLALLICYDVEFPEPVRAAAREGAHLVVVPTAQMEPFAFVAERLIGVRAWENQVYVAYVNRSGAEGDLAYVGRSSVAAPSGEVLDALAPDDGTGLVLASIDPAVVEAAQRDNPYLDDLRLDLYPS from the coding sequence GTGACGCTGACGATCGCCGGGCTGCAGCACCCCGGCCACCCCGGCGACGTCGAGGCCAACCTCGCGGTGGTCGCCGAGGCCGCCCGTGCCGCGAGGGCCCGCGGGGCCGACCTGCTCGTGACGCCGGAGATGTTCGTCACCGGCTACAACATCGGGGACCGGGTCGCCGAGCTCGCCGCCCGGCCCCTCGTCGACGAGGTCGCCCGGATCGCCGCGAACGAGGGGATCGCGGTCGTCGCCGGGCTGCCCGAGCGGCTGCCCGACGGGTCCGTCGCCAACACCGCGGTGCTCGTGGATGCCTCCGGCACCGAGCTCACCCGCTACCGCAAGACGCACCTGTTCTCCGACCTCGACCGCGCCCTGTTCGTCGAGGGCACCGAGCGCAGCCGGGTGGTCGAGCTGCACGGCGTCCGGCTGGCCCTGCTGATCTGCTACGACGTGGAGTTCCCCGAGCCGGTCCGGGCCGCGGCCCGCGAGGGCGCGCACCTGGTCGTCGTCCCGACCGCGCAGATGGAGCCCTTCGCCTTCGTCGCCGAGCGGCTGATCGGCGTCCGCGCCTGGGAGAACCAGGTCTACGTCGCGTACGTGAACCGCAGCGGCGCGGAGGGCGACCTGGCCTACGTCGGGCGCAGCTCGGTCGCGGCCCCCTCCGGCGAGGTCCTCGACGCGCTCGCGCCCGACGATGGCACCGGGCTGGTGCTGGCGAGCATCGACCCCGCCGTCGTCGAGGCCGCGCAGCGCGACAACCCCTACCTCGACGACCTGCGCCTCGACCTCTACCCGTCCTGA
- a CDS encoding APC family permease, which yields MTAPTSTGVDDSPAKPARLTGQLGVGAIVFMVIAAAAPLTVIGGNVPLAVAGGNGVGAPVGFLLAATVLLVFAVGFVTMTPHVREAGAFFSYVTTGLGSRAGLGAAFVALVAYTAVQVGVYGYMGWAANDLVTFFGGPSVPWPVYSFLTMAVVAVLGYRHIELSAKVLGVALVLEIAVMVALDVAVFATGGAAGPVWSTFTPSNVLSPGLGVAVLFALTGFIGFEATAVFRDEARTPERTIPRATYLAVTIIGVFYALSCWALVTAAGAADAVPVAQRTLDGEGNMMLDTARAYLGTGLRDVMNVLLITSLFACVLSFHNVLARYQFTLAHKGVLPARLGRTNPRHHAPSTASLVQTATAAVVLLVLALVGLDPLVGVFGSMAGVSTIGMVLLMTVTSVAVVVYFSRHPRAARGRVLPTRVAPVVAILGLLACAWLVVSNFTLVTGGSVAVSTVLALVPPAAFVLGLVLGGRYSLLEDAEESGADVVG from the coding sequence GTGACCGCACCGACCTCCACCGGCGTCGACGACAGCCCCGCAAAGCCCGCCCGCCTCACCGGCCAGCTCGGCGTCGGCGCCATCGTCTTCATGGTCATCGCGGCCGCGGCACCGCTCACCGTGATCGGCGGCAACGTGCCGCTGGCCGTCGCCGGCGGCAACGGCGTCGGCGCCCCGGTCGGCTTCCTGCTCGCGGCCACGGTGCTGCTGGTCTTCGCCGTCGGGTTCGTGACCATGACGCCCCACGTGCGCGAGGCGGGCGCCTTCTTCTCCTACGTGACGACCGGACTGGGGTCCCGGGCCGGGCTGGGGGCCGCGTTCGTGGCGCTGGTCGCGTACACGGCGGTCCAGGTCGGTGTGTACGGCTACATGGGCTGGGCCGCGAACGACCTGGTCACCTTCTTCGGCGGCCCGTCGGTGCCGTGGCCGGTCTACTCCTTCCTGACCATGGCCGTCGTGGCCGTGCTCGGCTACCGCCACATCGAGCTGAGCGCCAAGGTCCTGGGCGTCGCGCTGGTGCTCGAGATCGCCGTCATGGTCGCCCTCGACGTCGCGGTCTTCGCCACGGGCGGGGCGGCCGGCCCGGTGTGGTCGACCTTCACGCCGTCGAACGTCCTCAGCCCCGGCCTCGGCGTCGCCGTGCTCTTCGCGCTGACCGGCTTCATCGGCTTCGAGGCGACGGCGGTGTTCCGCGACGAGGCCCGTACGCCGGAGCGCACGATCCCACGCGCCACCTACCTCGCCGTGACGATCATCGGCGTCTTCTACGCCCTGTCCTGCTGGGCGCTGGTCACCGCGGCGGGCGCCGCCGACGCCGTGCCCGTGGCGCAGCGCACCCTCGACGGCGAGGGCAACATGATGCTCGACACCGCCCGCGCCTACCTCGGCACGGGGCTGCGCGACGTCATGAACGTCCTGCTGATCACGAGCCTCTTCGCCTGCGTCCTCAGCTTCCACAACGTGCTCGCGCGCTACCAGTTCACGCTGGCGCACAAGGGCGTGCTGCCCGCCCGCCTCGGCCGGACCAACCCGCGCCACCACGCCCCGTCGACCGCCTCGCTGGTGCAGACCGCGACCGCGGCGGTCGTCCTGCTGGTCCTCGCGCTGGTGGGGCTCGACCCTCTCGTCGGCGTCTTCGGCTCGATGGCCGGGGTCAGCACGATCGGCATGGTGCTGCTGATGACCGTGACGTCGGTCGCGGTGGTCGTCTACTTCTCGCGCCACCCGCGGGCCGCCCGCGGCCGCGTGCTGCCGACCCGCGTGGCCCCCGTCGTCGCGATCCTCGGGCTGCTGGCCTGCGCCTGGCTGGTCGTCTCCAACTTCACGCTCGTGACCGGTGGGAGCGTCGCGGTGAGCACCGTGCTCGCGCTGGTCCCGCCGGCGGCCTTCGTGCTCGGGCTCGTGCTCGGCGGGCGCTACTCGCTGCTCGAGGACGCCGAGGAGTCCGGGGCCGACGTCGTCGGCTGA
- a CDS encoding NUDIX hydrolase yields MRVVGVAARHRQVFDRRLEHGVDPRVLAYEAGWVVLRPVEADLDADGELRLVLKVRHRREGDGHPRTRKPGRDRGLRSAPDEQPVVRQRFAAYAVVKSERGLLATEYSDLTAVNGRWGMPGGGLDEGEEPVHAVEREVDEETGQVVEIGELVLVQSSHWVGRSPHGGIEDFHAVRLIYRATCPEPTDPVVHDQGGTTASARWVPLDAWADTPWTANWRQALKRLLR; encoded by the coding sequence ATGCGGGTGGTCGGGGTCGCCGCACGGCACCGTCAGGTCTTCGACCGGCGGCTCGAGCACGGGGTCGACCCGCGGGTGCTCGCGTACGAGGCCGGCTGGGTCGTGCTGCGGCCCGTCGAGGCCGACCTCGACGCCGACGGCGAGCTGCGCCTCGTGCTCAAGGTGCGCCACCGGCGCGAGGGCGACGGGCACCCGCGCACGCGCAAGCCGGGCCGCGACCGCGGGCTCCGCAGCGCGCCCGACGAGCAGCCGGTCGTCCGCCAGCGCTTCGCCGCGTACGCGGTCGTGAAGTCCGAGCGCGGGCTGCTGGCCACGGAGTACTCCGACCTCACCGCGGTCAACGGCCGCTGGGGCATGCCCGGCGGCGGGCTCGACGAGGGCGAGGAGCCGGTGCACGCCGTCGAGCGCGAGGTCGACGAGGAGACCGGCCAGGTCGTCGAGATCGGCGAGCTGGTGCTCGTGCAGAGCTCGCACTGGGTCGGCCGCAGCCCGCACGGCGGGATCGAGGACTTCCACGCGGTCCGCCTGATCTACCGCGCCACCTGCCCCGAGCCGACCGACCCGGTCGTCCACGACCAGGGCGGCACCACCGCCTCGGCCCGCTGGGTCCCTCTCGACGCCTGGGCCGACACCCCCTGGACCGCCAACTGGCGCCAGGCGCTCAAGCGCCTGCTGCGCTGA